A single window of Carassius auratus strain Wakin chromosome 9, ASM336829v1, whole genome shotgun sequence DNA harbors:
- the LOC113108065 gene encoding interphotoreceptor matrix proteoglycan 1-like: MFGNLDERSQRLFQRFVEKPADHGLLPRHKRNVFLSSGLRLCSQETVQQAVSNHLKYYQLRACQEIIWEAFKIFLDRLPDQEEFKSWMSQCQTERLSIQEIGTAFSQSEEHLAFIHRSLRQTGLKRPEESSQEQDHVPAGDELAAETTVVVTTAVPHEVVSESKKEVTAEAPSAVMTVEMDTKVVFDFILM; the protein is encoded by the exons ATGTTTGGAAATCTAGATGAGCGCTCACAAAGATTGTTTCAAAGGTTTGTGGAAAAGCCTGCAGACCATGGACTCTTGCCAAGACATAAGCGTAATGTTTTTCTGTCCAGTGGATTACGCCTCTGCAGTCAAGAAACCGTGCAGCAAGCTGTCAGTAACCACCTGAAATACTATCAGCTCAGAG CATGTCAGGAAATAATTTGGGAGGCTTTCAAAATCTTCTTGGATCGCCTCCCCGATCAGGAGGAATTCAAGAGCTGGATGAGCCAGTGCCAGACAGAAAGACTCTCTATACAGGAGATTGGCACTGCctttagccaatcagaagaaCACTTAGCATTTATCCACAGA AGTCTCAGGCAGACCGGGCTGAAAAg acctGAGGAGTCTTCCCAAGAACAAGACCATGTGCCAGCAG GTGATGAGCTTGCCGCAGAGACCACTGTGGTGGTGACCACAGCAGTTCCACATGAGGTTGTCTCAGAGAGCAAGAAGGAAGTTACTGCAGAAGCACCATCTGCTGTCATGACAGTAGAGATGGATACTAAGGTGGTGTTTGACTTCATACTGATGTAA
- the LOC113108066 gene encoding interphotoreceptor matrix proteoglycan 2-like gives MVTFAVDIEAVGTIIDAKQDNGLTIDDFNPTSGSGAEGDWVTVLTKAQEPAGETEGEEEVLIDVDKPQIEDYEFSTITTVTEEDQILPEETPELITVKAGENGNLQVGREVPTMPPVKVAKVESTLKPEEDILVPVEEERKEQVNKEETVLTEMKKDEETEFAVIIKEESEEVEEEEQKESVESTTMTQEEDDYVLTDASAIQYSEEILTEDEIILVTVEPASPVYPTPFSTEKESPFSLITTITPAEVELVHTLNSKVMTPSLDVIHYKEEDGSGISGVIQGVEVSSTAVPINPGRSLIVFFSLRVTNMIFSEDLFNRSSAEYKALEQRFLELLVPYLQSNLSHFENLEILNFRNGSIVVNSRMKFGKPVPRGVSTAVYLILEDFCNTAYQTMNLAIDKYSLDVESGEQADPCKFQACNGFAECTVNQWSGEAECVCNAGYFSMDGLPCQSICDLQHDFCLNDGKCDVIPGQGAICRCRVGENWWYRGEHCEEYVSEPLVVGIAIASVAGFLLVASGVIFFLARTLRDQYDKDEMEDPVRREDSPPFLDMATKYNPMFESDLTTSYSHYYQRYPEPPVHSSASAEASTEFSSEEIRHIYENSELTKEDIQDRIRILELYARDRQFADFLKQHQITMDIQRESSSSSQ, from the exons ATGGTG ACTTTTGCTGTGGATATTGAAGCTGTGGGTACCATTATTGATGCCAAGCAAGACAATGGCTTGACAATTGATGATTTTAATCCCACCTCTGGATCTGGTGCAGAAGGTGATTGGGTAACTGTACTTACTAAGGCTCAAGAGCCAGCTGGAGAGACAGAAGGTGAGGAAGAAGTTTTGATTGATGTAGACAAGCCACAGATCGAGGACTATGAATTCTCCACAATTACAACAGTGACTGAAGAGGACCAGATCTTGCCTGAAGAAACTCCTGAACTGATTACTGTTAAAGCTGGAGAAAATGGAAATTTACAGGTTGGTAGAGAAGTGCCCACAATGCCGCCAGTCAAAGTGGCTAAGGTAGAATCTACCCTAAAACCTGAGGAAGACATTTTAGTACCTGTAGAAGAAGAGAGGAAGGAGCAAGTCAACAAGGAAGAAACAGTtttaacagaaatgaaaaaggatGAGGAAACTGAATTTGCTGTGATTATAAAGGAAGAATCGGAGGAGGTTGAAGAAGAGGAACAGAAAGAATCTGTTGAGAGTACCACAATGACACAAGAAGAAGATGATTATGTACTAACAGATGCTTCAGCAATACAGTATTCAGAGGAAATTCTAACTGAGGATGAGATCATATTGGTCACCGTTGAACCAGCAAGCCCAGTCTACCCAACTCCTTTTTCAACTGAGAAAGAATCACCCTTCTCCCTCATCACCACTATTACCCCAGCGGAGGTGGAGTTGGTGCATACCTTAAATTCAAAAGTCATGACTCCATCTCTAGATGTGATTCATTACAAAGAGGAAGATGGTAGTGGCATCTCTGGTGTCATCCAGGGTGTGGAAGTTTCCAGCACCGCCGTGCCAATTAACCCCGGGCGGTCTTTGATAGTGTTTTTCAGTCTTCGGGTAACTAACATGATATTCTCTGAGGATCTGTTTAATAGGAGCTCTGCAGAGTACAAAGCCTTGGAGCAACGGTTTCTTGAACTG CTGGTGCCATATCTGCAGTCAAACCTCAGCCACTTCGAGAACCTGGAGATCTTGAACTTCAGGAATGGAAGTATTGTGGTGAACAGCCGTATGAAGTTCGGAAAGCCTGTTCCTCGTGGAGTCAGTACTGCTGTTTACCTCATTCTAGAGGATTTCTGCAACACAGCTTACCAGACCATGAACCTCGCTATTGACAAATATTCACTGGATGTTGAGTCAG gGGAACAGGCAGACCCGTGCAAGTTTCAAGCATGTAATGGGTTTGCTGAATGTACAGTGAACCAATGGTCAGGTGAAGCTGAATGTGTGTGTAATGCTGGTTACTTCAGCATGGATGGACTACCCTGCCAAAGCATCTGTGACCTTCAACATGACTTCTGCTTGAATGATGGGAAATGTGATGTCATTCCAGGCCAAGGAGCCATCTGCag ATGCCGTGTTGGGGAAAACTGGTGGTACAGAGGAGAACATTGTGAAGAATATGTTTCTGAGCCACTCGTAGTTGGCATTGCCATAGCATCTGTTGCCGGGTTCCTTCTGGTGGCGTCAGGAGTAATCTTTTTCCTAGCAAGAACTCTGAGAGACCAATATGACAAGGATGAGATGGAGGACCCAGTACG GAGAGAGGACAGTCCACCATTTCTAGACATGGCCACTAAGTATAACCCCATGTTTGAGAGTGATTTAACTACAAGCTACAGCCATTACTACCAGCGGTACCCCGAACCCCCAGTCCACAGCAGCGCCAGTGCAGAGGCATCCACAGAGTTCAGCAGTGAAGAGATACGCCATATTTATGAAAACAGTGAACTCACTAAGGAG GATATTCAAGATCGCATCCGCATCCTTGAACTCTATGCAAGAGATCGTCAGTTTGCAGATTTTCTGAAGCAGCATCAAAT aacAATGGATATTCAAAGAGAAAGTTCCTCCAGTAGTCAATAG